From the Euphorbia lathyris chromosome 6, ddEupLath1.1, whole genome shotgun sequence genome, one window contains:
- the LOC136232575 gene encoding carboxyl-terminal-processing peptidase 1, chloroplastic isoform X2, which translates to MRVLLSNSTAPLPLSSSCPPTPPSKSIAKLSTATIVDNWAKKTFIGALTGVLSFNFILSSPFSFASESPFGQLQLPSPPSEEYCTDNQEENQEEINGPQLVTNEGIVEEAWQIVNDSFLDTGRHRWTPESWQQKREDILSTSIQSRSKAHDMIKRMLASLGDPYTRFLSPPEGDEVLAVNGEDVKGKSAFEVSSLLQGPSETFVTIKVKHGNCGPFQSLEVQRQLVARTPVFYRLEQLDDGTTSVGYMRLKEFNALARKDLVIAMKRLQDMGASYFVLDLRDNLGGLVQAGIEISKLFLNEGETVISTVGRDAQYQNTILADTTPMVTAPVIVLVNNRTASSSEIVASALHDNCRAVLVGERTYGKGLIQSVFELHDGSGVVVTVGKYVTPNHKDINGNGIEPDYQNIPAWSNVKQRLSQCNMNRQQHR; encoded by the exons ATGAGGGTCTTGCTCTCCAATTCCACAGCTCCACTCCCGCTATCTTCTTCCTGCCCGCCAACACCACCCAGCAAATCCATAGCTAAGCTCAGCACTGCTACCATCGTCGACAATTGGGCCAAGAAAACCTTCATTGGAGCCTTAACTGGTGTTCTTTCTTTCAACTTTATACTCTCTTCCCCATTTTCCTTTGCATCAGAATCCCCGTTCGGTCAGCTGCAATTGCCTTCGCCTCCGTCGGAGGAGTATTGCACGGACAATCAAGAGGAAAATCAAGAGGAGATTAACGGACCTCAGTTGGTGACTAATGAGGGGATTGTGGAGGAAGCTTGGCAGATAGTTAATGACAGCTTTCTCGATACTGGCCGCCATAGATGGACTCCTGAATCTTGGCAG CAAAAGAGGGAAGATATTTTAAGCACTTCTATTCAGAGTAGGTCAAAGGCCCATGATATGATTAAGAGGATGCTAGCTAGTTTGGGTGACCCTTATACACGCTTTCTCTCACCTCCTGAG GGGGATGAAGTCTTAGCTGTTAATGGAGAGGATGTAAAAGGGAAATCAGCATTTGAAGTATCATCTTTGTTACAGGGTCCAAGTGAGACATTTGTGACTATTAAG GTGAAGCATGGCAACTGTGGACCTTTTCAATCCTTAGAGGTTCAGAGACAACTTGTTGCTAGGACTCCTGTCTTTTACCGCTTGGAGCAATTAGATGATGGTACCACTTCTGTTGGGTACATGCGCTTAAAAGAGTTCAATGCCTTGGCTAGAAAAGATTTGGTAATTG CAATGAAGCGACTTCAAGACATGGGTGCCTCATATTTTGTTCTGGATCTTAGAGATAATCTTGGTGGACTAGTACAG GCTGGCATCGAAATATCGAAGCTATTTCTTAATGAAGGGGAGACG GTAATTTCTACTGTTGGAAGGGATGCTCAGTACCAAAACACTATACTTGCTGATACTACACCCATGGTTACAGCTCCTGTCATT GTTTTGGTGAACAACAGAACTGCTAGTTCGAGTGAAATC GTTGCCTCTGCTCTTCATGATAACTGTAGAGCTGTTCTTGTGGGCGAAAGGACTTACGGCAAG GGTCTGATTCAATCGGTTTTTGAGCTTCATGATGGGTCTGGAGTAGTTGTAACAGTAGGGAAGTATGTCACGCCGAATCACAAGGACATAAATGGCAACGGAATAGAGCCTGATTATCAAAATATTCCAG CTTGGAGCAATGTTAAACAGAGACTCTCACAGTGCAATATGAACCGACAGCAGCACCgataa
- the LOC136232575 gene encoding carboxyl-terminal-processing peptidase 1, chloroplastic isoform X1, with product MRVLLSNSTAPLPLSSSCPPTPPSKSIAKLSTATIVDNWAKKTFIGALTGVLSFNFILSSPFSFASESPFGQLQLPSPPSEEYCTDNQEENQEEINGPQLVTNEGIVEEAWQIVNDSFLDTGRHRWTPESWQQKREDILSTSIQSRSKAHDMIKRMLASLGDPYTRFLSPPEFSKMARYDMTGIGINLREVPDKNGEVKLKVLGLLLDGPAHTAGVRQGDEVLAVNGEDVKGKSAFEVSSLLQGPSETFVTIKVKHGNCGPFQSLEVQRQLVARTPVFYRLEQLDDGTTSVGYMRLKEFNALARKDLVIAMKRLQDMGASYFVLDLRDNLGGLVQAGIEISKLFLNEGETVISTVGRDAQYQNTILADTTPMVTAPVIVLVNNRTASSSEIVASALHDNCRAVLVGERTYGKGLIQSVFELHDGSGVVVTVGKYVTPNHKDINGNGIEPDYQNIPAWSNVKQRLSQCNMNRQQHR from the exons ATGAGGGTCTTGCTCTCCAATTCCACAGCTCCACTCCCGCTATCTTCTTCCTGCCCGCCAACACCACCCAGCAAATCCATAGCTAAGCTCAGCACTGCTACCATCGTCGACAATTGGGCCAAGAAAACCTTCATTGGAGCCTTAACTGGTGTTCTTTCTTTCAACTTTATACTCTCTTCCCCATTTTCCTTTGCATCAGAATCCCCGTTCGGTCAGCTGCAATTGCCTTCGCCTCCGTCGGAGGAGTATTGCACGGACAATCAAGAGGAAAATCAAGAGGAGATTAACGGACCTCAGTTGGTGACTAATGAGGGGATTGTGGAGGAAGCTTGGCAGATAGTTAATGACAGCTTTCTCGATACTGGCCGCCATAGATGGACTCCTGAATCTTGGCAG CAAAAGAGGGAAGATATTTTAAGCACTTCTATTCAGAGTAGGTCAAAGGCCCATGATATGATTAAGAGGATGCTAGCTAGTTTGGGTGACCCTTATACACGCTTTCTCTCACCTCCTGAG TTCTCAAAGATGGCAAGGTATGATATGACTGGTATTGGAATAAACCTTAGGGAAGTTCCAGATAAAAATGGAGAGGTGAAACTGAAGGTATTAGGGCTTCTACTGGATGGGCCTGCCCATACTGCTGGTGTAAGACAG GGGGATGAAGTCTTAGCTGTTAATGGAGAGGATGTAAAAGGGAAATCAGCATTTGAAGTATCATCTTTGTTACAGGGTCCAAGTGAGACATTTGTGACTATTAAG GTGAAGCATGGCAACTGTGGACCTTTTCAATCCTTAGAGGTTCAGAGACAACTTGTTGCTAGGACTCCTGTCTTTTACCGCTTGGAGCAATTAGATGATGGTACCACTTCTGTTGGGTACATGCGCTTAAAAGAGTTCAATGCCTTGGCTAGAAAAGATTTGGTAATTG CAATGAAGCGACTTCAAGACATGGGTGCCTCATATTTTGTTCTGGATCTTAGAGATAATCTTGGTGGACTAGTACAG GCTGGCATCGAAATATCGAAGCTATTTCTTAATGAAGGGGAGACG GTAATTTCTACTGTTGGAAGGGATGCTCAGTACCAAAACACTATACTTGCTGATACTACACCCATGGTTACAGCTCCTGTCATT GTTTTGGTGAACAACAGAACTGCTAGTTCGAGTGAAATC GTTGCCTCTGCTCTTCATGATAACTGTAGAGCTGTTCTTGTGGGCGAAAGGACTTACGGCAAG GGTCTGATTCAATCGGTTTTTGAGCTTCATGATGGGTCTGGAGTAGTTGTAACAGTAGGGAAGTATGTCACGCCGAATCACAAGGACATAAATGGCAACGGAATAGAGCCTGATTATCAAAATATTCCAG CTTGGAGCAATGTTAAACAGAGACTCTCACAGTGCAATATGAACCGACAGCAGCACCgataa